tctcgatctcctgacctcatgatccccctgcctcagcctcccaaagtgctgggattacaggcgtgagacactgcgcccagccaatttactcttcttgtaaggacactgACCCTATTGAATTAAGGGCCACCCTAATTTCCTCATTTGAACTTTGTTACCTCTTGAAATACTGTATGTCCGAGTACAGTCACATTCCGAGGAACTGGGGGTTAGAAACTCAACCTACAAATTTTCAGGGGACACAACGTAACAGCCCATAATAGGTGAGGATGTACGTTTGGGTTTACTTAGAAACTTCAAGGTGAGGTTTCTAAGAAAGACAGTCCTGAAGAAAATGTGGAGCTCATGAGAGATATCAAAAACAAGGAATTCTGGAGTCATAATAACTACCAAGAATAGAAGGCCAATACAAGTTGATAAAAAATCTTGAATAAATAAGATCTTGAAACAATAGATTCTTCTGTGTGAAaggaaatatagagaaaagagaaaatgatcacACAATTTGGGGTTATGTTTACACTTGGGATATAAAAAGTTGAATAACCAATGAGGAAAACCAGGATAGCGTGGCCTCAAATAGGCAAAGAAAGGAGAGAGTTTCAAACATTGGGCAATTGACCTTCGGAAGTTAGTGGCAATGAAGACAGACGGAGGCCATTAAATTTCAATGAGAAAGTCACTGATATACCATAAGAAAAGAGATATGGGAAGTTGAGGGTGGATAAATTATTCAAAGAGATTCAAAGAAGAATGAATAGAATAAATACCTTttatacattagaaaaataatgcagTTGTTACAAAGGAGGGAAATAATCTGAATAGAAACAGCATTTTCTCCCAAGTTAAGAAGAAACATGCATGTTTGATTGCAGAAGagataaataaagtaaaacaaatcattctgaaaagagaataaattaataGGACAATATCCTATAATGTGTGCGTGTGCAGTTGAAATTGTATTCTACAGGGCACTGCAGCTCTGCCATTCCTTCTAACTACCCCCATTCAATTGTACCAGAGCAAGTGTACAACCatattaagcatttatttattaatatagttAGTTTTCATAAATTACTTCAAGATCTCCTTACCGAGAAGAtgtagaagagaaggaaaggaaggagatagAATAGACCATcttataaaagaaagtaaaataacttaCGATTATTTCCATAGCTTTTCTTCTCCAAATATTCTCTGAATTATGATTAAGAATATACATATGAAGAGAGGGAGAGTTATTAGACAGAGAAAGAGGGTTGAAAGAATTCACCAGTAATGGCTTTgtctttatcataaaaatatgcCGGTCAAATCATATGCCAAGAATCCAGTAAAGTGGGagcttgaaaaaaaatatttggagcAGTGTGGGGAGATTATTAGGGAATCAATAAGATTTAAATATCGAAAAGAACATCCTCTTAATTATTTGTTATTCCTTCAATGCCTTGTCTAATTCTATATTTACCTGAATAAAATCGTTTTAAAATATAGTCCCCTGACTAGCAGGACCACCATTGCCTGAAAAtctgttagaaatgaaaattcttgGGCCCTACCTCAGAACTACAGATTAGGAACGAACTCTCAGTATGAGGACCAGAAACCTGAGTTTTAACaaaccctccaggtgattctgatgcatgtcAATATTTGATAATTTCACATCCAAAATATTGACTGTGCTTTCCGACTGGATTTTTCCCACACTACAACTTAAGTCTTAAGCAACTATGGAATATGGACCATGTCCTTCTTCCTTGTCTTCCTTTCTATCCTCATTACAGGGCTCTATCCAGAGGCTGGCTTCTTGTAAGTGTATTTCTTTATCCAATAGTAGACGCCTCCTAGGAGACTTGAGTGCACTGGAAATTGAAACTCTCACTTCCAACTTGGAGATGGAGAGCCCCAATCGAACCACCGCTCAGGAGTTTATCTTCTCTGCCTTCCCTTATTCCTGGGTTAAGTCTGTTGTCTGCTTTGTTCCACTGCTCTTCATCTATGCTTTCATTGTTGCTGGAAACCTGGTCATCCTCACAGTGGTCCAGTTGAATACTCACCTCCACACTCCCATGTATATTTTTATCAGTGCTCTTTCTTTCCTGGAGATTTGGTATACCACAGCCACAATTCCAAAGATGCTGTCTAGCCTGCTTAGTGAGAGGAGGAGCATTTCCTTCAATGGTTGTCTCCTACAGATGTATTTCTTCCATTCCACCAGCATCAGTGAAGTGTGTCTCTTGACAGCTATGGCCTTTGACCGCTACCTGGCCATCTGCAGCCCGCTTCATTATCCCACTATCATGACCCCCAAGCTATGTACCCAACTGACTTTAAGTTGCTGTGTTTGTGGCTTTATCACACCCCTTCCTGAAATTGTCTGGATCTCTACACTGCCATTTTGTGGTTCGAATCACCTTGAGCATATCTTCTGTGACTTCCTCCCAGTGCTGCGCCTGGCCTGCACAGACACACGAGCCATCGTCATGATTCAGGTAGTGGATGTCATCCATGCAGTGGAGATTATTACAGCTGTGATGCTCATCTTCATATGTCCTACATTGGTATTGTGGCTG
This region of Macaca fascicularis isolate 582-1 chromosome 1, T2T-MFA8v1.1 genomic DNA includes:
- the OR6K2 gene encoding LOW QUALITY PROTEIN: olfactory receptor 6K2 (The sequence of the model RefSeq protein was modified relative to this genomic sequence to represent the inferred CDS: deleted 3 bases in 2 codons); its protein translation is MESPNRTTAQEFIFSAFPYSWVKSVVCFVPLLFIYAFIVAGNLVILTVVQLNTHLHTPMYIFISALSFLEIWYTTATIPKMLSSLLSERRSISFNGCLLQMYFFHSTSISEVCLLTAMAFDRYLAICSPLHYPTIMTPKLCTQLTLSCCVCGFITPLPEIVWISTLPFCGSNHLEHIFCDFLPVLRLACTDTRAIVMIQVVDVIHAVEIITAVMLIFMSYIGIVAVILRIRSAGGRCKAFSTCVSHLIVFLLFFGSVALMYLRFSATYSLFWDTAIALAFAVLSPFFNPIMYSLRNKEIKETIKKHIGQAKVFFSIRQGTSSKIF